In Vanessa cardui chromosome 9, ilVanCard2.1, whole genome shotgun sequence, the DNA window ataatttatttcattgtgtctgttatttaatatgtaatatatagcGGAAGCCACTTTTTCCAACAAGTATCTCAAGAGACCTctagtttctttttttctttaagaaGACAAACTTAATCAACAATCTAATTAtgagtattattattgttaatactaACCATAGATTACTAGGTTTCTTATGAACATTTTGATTCTAACTAACCTCATATTTCTTAGTATGATGCCATGGATCTACCGGGGCAGCAGCTACCAGCGGCGCACGCTCATTCGCCTTTGGACCACATATTAAACCTGGACATCAAGTCGCCAGCGGGTTGTCAGAGACTTACTGGAATCATAGCAACTATGGGTAACTCAAACATACTCagtaaatgtatattaagaGTATGTTATACGATAATATGTTCTTGTTTATACATAACTATAGTAGATATCTGTTTCGGGATACACCTCGTGACAAATGTAGAGATTATTACTCTCGAACCACGTGATTTCTATTCTTCAATATATCACactcttattatttaatatattaagtaacagcctgtaaatttataatataataataattttaaggccttctcttcttttgaggagaaggtttataaCTTATTCTACCAACATTGGAATGCTGGATTTGCCAgattttcgttaaaattagccAGATACATTTCCTCGCactgttttcctttaccaccagCCATCTAAAGGAATAGttgaaaaaaacacaaattatgcacatgaaattACAGAGGTGTTGGCCTAGGTTTGAACGCACAATCATCGagtaagatgcacgcattctaatcaCTCGATTATCTCGTGTTAATTCACATAAAATGGACATATTgtgacaataatattattaaaaaattgaagtaagcgttattattatctttaaatgcttattatcatttatcaatgaaaaataaagtagACTTATCAGATATATCCTTctttaatagttaataaaataaatattgcgaAAAAACAAGAATCTTCATACAGTAGAGTTTAAGAATcgcaaaatatatacaaaccttTTTCGTGTATAGCTTTTTCTATTACTGAAAACCGTATCAAAACCGTTTGGTGATTTATAAGAAGGAAGTAGAAATATAGACAAAAACAAGAAacgtatttgttttatactatattaaacataacatatacatattagatgtggtgatatatatatatatatatatatatatagaagttAATAAAGCTAAATAGAGAAAGAACGAAGTTAAAAGAATAtactcataaataattaatacattgaaCAAAACATTTGTGTGATACATACAATTTTAGTACAGTTGCTACGTATTTCCATATAGGTTTTATAATTCGTAACcattgtgttttataatatagaaattgtATTACCGTGTGAAAATTTTACGCATACAATAAAATGACaaacagttttattaaatttaatatatgaaaattagtgAACAACCTGTTGACCAGAAATTATTATGTGCGATGAAATGGATTTGATTAATTTTCGTAGTTGTGAAATAACCTCCAAACCTTACCCCAGCCCAGTAGTGATAATTTTTACTAAACTATACAGCTATATacctcaataaatatttttactttgtattaaaGGAAAATCTACCACGGAAGTCGAAGTTTTGGAGAAAATGATGTCAGCTGGCATGAATATTGCTCTACTGAATTTATCTTTTGGAACCAAAGACGAACATCTAGAAACTATTAAAACGCTACGACAGACAGCAAGAAACTACAGTATAAAGATGGAAAAAGTTTTTCCCTTAGCCATTGCTGCCCGACTGCCGGGCCGGAAGATAAGAACTGGTTTTATATCGGATGTatgactaattaattatttgttttaattattttttggtacttactttaaacaaaacatccGAAAACTATCATTATTGtatcttaaattaaaactaaatttaatttgtaaaattgccCTAAAGAACACTTTAttgattctattttaatattataaaattataataatattactacttAATAATTATGTGTACATCTCAAGtggttgtgtgtgtgtgtgtgtgtattccGCCTAGTAACTATACTTTTTGTTGATCTCCCGTTCACATTGATGACTGATaatggtatattttatataatattatcatcataaatCTTAAGAACATGGGcaggttatttaaataaaaataaataaagcagtAGAACATTATCAAAATTTCATGCATTAACCAAACGTAAAGCTAGATTCACatgaattcgaatttcgaatctgGGGTAAACTGAATAAACAGAATCTCATAATAGTTTCGGATTTCAGTTGCGTTAAGAGACAGCAGTTTTAAGTTTTGTAGCAGTTTTATCAAACAAATGCATGTGTTTCCATTTTATTCACAGTCTTACGGTGATAGCGTGGAACTTATCGCAGGAGAAGTAGTCCGGTTAACAACAGACGAAACCTATAAAGACAGGTGTTCAACTTACACCGTCTATGTTGACTTCATGCACTTTGCCGAGCAGATGAGCAAAGGCAATTACGTTTTATTAGACAATGAGACCATACAGCTCAAAGTTGAAATGATATCCTCAACAACTTTAACTTGTAAAATCGAAAGAGGTGGTTTCCTTGGGTCATACAAAGATGTCTTCGTACCCAATGTAACGTTCGATATGCCTAATTATACTGAAACTGACAAAATGTATATTGATATGGCAGTGCGCAATCAAGTAAGTAACCACATCTCTTTTAAACCAAACCGAACTtcttcattatataaataatatgtattagagTTTAACTGTCGTCTTTCTTGTAGAATTAAAAGatcttaatacaataaaactcATTAATAACACCCTTTTAAACACCCATTTAAAGTACTTTCCATTTTTGTATACAAAGTAAGTCAGCAACAAAAATTAGTTAATGCAATAAAGTGTCAGTTCTTTTCAGTTGGACATTCTTGTCGCGTCTTTCGTAAACTCGGCTAATGCTATTACTGAGCTCAGGCACTTAATGGGCGAGAAAGGAAAGAAAATAGCTATTGTCGCCAACATCCAAACTATCGAAGGTTTTCGCAACTTCGATGACATTCTATCAGTAAGTGCTACATTGCATTATGCGAGTGGAACAAACTTCTGACGTGTGATTaagatttgtattattattacattataggATATTCGGCGCATAGaagtatttttacatataatatttaactaaagaTCGATATTAAATACGTAAAAGTCATGTTTTCGAGCCAATTTCACTCATAATAAAATTCTACTTTAAATATCTTTCTGTTACAAATAGTCCTCATTCGATTGTCCCACCCATTTATTGAAGGAAAGACTATAGTGtgctttataatatttcaagaaaaaatccatttataatttcatttcaataatagcATTTAGCTCATTTTTAAGACAAATATCCATACTAAAGCCTCCTGGAGAATATGTTTGGGGAATACATTTCTTGCCATTCTAATTCAAACCAATTTTCACTCTCCTCAAACTACAAACCATGACGAACTTGTATTGAatgcttataaaaaaatcattaatatatatcattatatccCATATACTATGCTATGTAAATGTATGAAACTACACACACAAACTTGCAACCTGATAGCAGACCCCTCATAGACATAGAAGAAATATTACCCCTTTTTTTAACCTTTAACGCGCCGCCAATCATGGGAAATAATGTGTTGGTTATTCCGCGTACTTAATGCATCGTACCGTACCGAAATATGGCCGTCGATAATTGTTTATCtattgacattaaaattatcttcacggtgattttattattagctTTTCTAAATTGGTCTAAAAATGCAAACttctttaaaaaatctaaacatTTCAGATTGCTAATGGCATTATGATTACAAGACAAGAATTGGGCTCGGACATTACACCTAAAAAATTAGTAATAGCGCAGAAAAATATGATTGCACGA includes these proteins:
- the LOC124532617 gene encoding pyruvate kinase-like; the encoded protein is MVWPTEDDQKLDEYDAMDLPGQQLPAAHAHSPLDHILNLDIKSPAGCQRLTGIIATMGKSTTEVEVLEKMMSAGMNIALLNLSFGTKDEHLETIKTLRQTARNYSIKMEKVFPLAIAARLPGRKIRTGFISDSYGDSVELIAGEVVRLTTDETYKDRCSTYTVYVDFMHFAEQMSKGNYVLLDNETIQLKVEMISSTTLTCKIERGGFLGSYKDVFVPNVTFDMPNYTETDKMYIDMAVRNQLDILVASFVNSANAITELRHLMGEKGKKIAIVANIQTIEGFRNFDDILSIANGIMITRQELGSDITPKKLVIAQKNMIARANKANIPVCVSAHLLSSMRYKETPLRSELLDIANCILDGADALVLSAETAVGQYPAATVACMATICKEAEACIWSKQVFEDFIEKTPLPCDQTTGAALSAVMAAQRSLAAAIVVVTSSGKSAQVVAKYRPRCPIIAVTRYAAIARQLHMWRGIMPLVYEADPCTDWQQDLDSRVNFCTKWAMGQGFIRIGDPIVLVSGWRQGSGSTNTMRIIYATADMANQ